A single genomic interval of Daucus carota subsp. sativus chromosome 1, DH1 v3.0, whole genome shotgun sequence harbors:
- the LOC108218633 gene encoding cytochrome b-c1 complex subunit 7-1, mitochondrial-like, with protein MASLMRWFADPSRNPLAKWHLRAVDQSLRKYGLRYDDLYDPQFSLDINEALNRLPEEVVHARNQRLKRCMDLSMKHSSLPKDLQAMQTPFRSYVREMLAVVQRENAERKALGALPLYQRTIP; from the exons ATGGCGTCGCTGATGAGATGGTTCGCCGATCCCAGTAGAAATCCGCTCGCTAAGTGGCACCTGAGAGCTGTTGATCAAAGCCTCCGCAAATacg GTCTGCGATATGACGATTTGTACGATCCTCAATTCTCTTTGGACATCAATGAGGCGCTTAATCGGCTTCCCGAAGAGGTAGTTCATGCTCGAAACCAGCGTCTCAAGCGCTGTATGGATCTCAGCATGAAGCACTCTTCCCTTCCCAAGGACCTCCAG GCAATGCAGACTCCATTTAGAAGCTATGTTCGAGAGATGTTGGCCGTT GTACAGCGGGAGAATGCTGAAAGGAAAGCTTTGGGTGCTTTGCCCCTCTACCAGCGCACAATCCCTTAA
- the LOC108199277 gene encoding cytochrome b-c1 complex subunit 7-2, mitochondrial-like, whose amino-acid sequence MMKWLARSPLARMHRLAVDRSIRKYGLRYDDLYDPQFSLDVQEALNRLPKEVVHARNQRLKRCMDLSMKHSYLSKEMQAMQTPFRTYIQEMMVVVLREKAERKALCALPLYQRTIP is encoded by the exons ATGATGAAATGGCTGGCTAGAAGCCCCCTAGCAAGGATGCACAGGCTTGCTGTAGATCGTTCCATCCGTAAATACG GTCTCCGATACGACGATCTGTACGATCCTCAGTTTTCTTTAGACGTGCAAGAGGCTCTGAATCGGCTTCCCAAAGAGGTGGTTCATGCGCGAAACCAACGCCTTAAGCGTTGCATGGATCTCAGCATGAAGCATTCTTATCTCTCCAAGGAGATGCAG GCGATGCAGACACCATTCAGAACCTATATTCAGGAAATGATGGTGGTT GTACTCCGGGAGAAGGCTGAACGTAAAGCTTTGTGTGCTTTGCCCCTGTATCAACGTACCATTCCTTGA
- the LOC108205315 gene encoding cytochrome b-c1 complex subunit 7-1, mitochondrial-like, whose product MASLMRWFADPSRNPLAKWHLRAVDQSLRKYGLRYDDLYDPQFSLDINEALNRLPEEVVHARNQRLKRCMDLSMKHSSLPKDLQAMQTPFRSYVREMLAVVQRENAERKALGALPLYQRTIP is encoded by the exons ATGGCGTCGCTGATGAGATGGTTCGCCGATCCCAGTAGAAATCCGCTCGCTAAGTGGCACCTGAGAGCTGTTGATCAAAGCCTCCGCAAATacg GTCTGCGTTATGACGATTTGTACGATCCTCAATTCTCTTTGGATATTAATGAGGCGCTCAATCGGCTTCCCGAAGAGGTAGTTCATGCTCGAAACCAGCGTCTCAAGCGCTGTATGGATCTCAGCATGAAGCACTCCTCCCTTCCCAAGGACCTCCAG GCAATGCAGACTCCATTTAGAAGCTATGTTCGAGAGATGTTGGCCGTT GTACAGCGGGAGAATGCTGAAAGGAAAGCTTTGGGTGCTCTGCCCCTCTACCAGCGCACAATCCCTTAA